From a single Stackebrandtia endophytica genomic region:
- the ilvD gene encoding dihydroxy-acid dehydratase, which yields MPALRSRTSTHGRTMAGARALWRATGMTDDDFGKPIIAIANSYTQFVPGHVHLKNLGDIVAESIKAAGGVSKEFHTIAVDDGIAMGHGGMLYSLPSREIIADSVEYMANAHCADALVCISNCDKITPGMLLAALRLNIPTVFVSGGPMEAGRTVAVDGVVTRKLDLIDAMVASADDGVSDAELSGIERSACPTCGSCSGMFTANSMNCLTEAIGLALPGNGSILATHAARRDLFSRAGDVIVDLARRFYDEDDYSVLPRRIADRRAFDNAVALDVAMGGSTNTVLHLLAAAREGEIDFSVSDIDAISRRVPCLAKIAPNSDQYYMEDVHRAGGIPAIMGELYRAGLLHEDVGSVHSDSLSEWISTWDIRGGSASAAAVEMFSAAPGGVRTTEPFSTTNTWATLDTDAAAGCIRSVDNAYTADGGLAVLFGNLAPDGCVVKTAGVPQENLTFSGPARVFESQEDAVSGILNGAIQPGDVVVIRYEGPKGGPGMQEMLHPTSFLKGRGLGRACALITDGRFSGGTSGLSIGHISPEAAGGGAIALVTDGDLIELDIPNRTIRWGVADDEIQARRVEQEKREKPYTPVNRDRPITTALRAYAAMATAASDGAYRMVE from the coding sequence ATGCCAGCACTGCGATCGCGCACTTCAACACATGGTCGGACCATGGCGGGAGCCCGCGCCCTATGGCGCGCCACCGGTATGACCGATGACGACTTCGGCAAACCGATCATCGCCATCGCCAACAGTTACACCCAGTTCGTGCCTGGTCACGTACACCTGAAGAACCTCGGAGACATCGTCGCCGAGTCGATCAAGGCCGCGGGCGGGGTCTCCAAGGAGTTCCACACCATCGCCGTCGACGACGGCATCGCCATGGGACACGGCGGAATGCTGTACTCGCTGCCCAGCCGTGAGATCATCGCCGACTCGGTGGAGTACATGGCCAACGCGCACTGCGCCGACGCACTGGTGTGCATCTCCAACTGCGACAAGATCACGCCGGGCATGCTCTTGGCCGCGCTGCGGCTGAACATCCCGACGGTGTTCGTCTCCGGGGGCCCCATGGAGGCCGGTCGCACGGTCGCCGTGGACGGGGTCGTCACCCGCAAACTCGACCTGATCGACGCGATGGTCGCCTCCGCCGATGACGGCGTCTCCGACGCTGAACTGAGCGGTATCGAACGGTCAGCTTGCCCGACCTGCGGTTCCTGTTCGGGGATGTTCACCGCCAACTCGATGAACTGCCTCACCGAGGCGATCGGTCTGGCCCTGCCGGGCAACGGCTCGATCCTGGCCACTCACGCTGCGCGCCGCGACCTGTTCAGCCGCGCCGGAGACGTCATCGTCGACCTCGCCCGACGCTTCTACGACGAGGACGACTATTCCGTGTTGCCCCGCCGGATCGCCGACCGACGCGCCTTCGACAACGCGGTCGCCCTGGACGTGGCGATGGGAGGTTCGACCAACACCGTGCTGCACCTGTTGGCCGCCGCCCGCGAGGGGGAGATCGACTTCTCCGTCTCCGACATCGACGCCATCTCGCGCCGGGTTCCGTGCCTGGCCAAAATCGCACCCAACTCCGACCAGTACTACATGGAGGACGTGCACCGTGCCGGCGGCATTCCGGCGATCATGGGGGAGCTGTATCGCGCCGGACTGCTGCACGAGGACGTCGGCTCGGTCCACTCCGACTCCCTGTCCGAATGGATATCCACATGGGATATTCGAGGTGGATCGGCCTCGGCGGCGGCCGTGGAGATGTTCTCCGCGGCGCCGGGAGGGGTGCGTACCACCGAGCCCTTCTCCACGACGAACACCTGGGCGACTTTGGATACCGACGCGGCCGCCGGCTGCATCCGTTCGGTCGACAACGCCTACACCGCCGACGGTGGGCTCGCCGTCCTGTTCGGGAACCTGGCCCCCGACGGCTGCGTGGTCAAAACCGCCGGAGTGCCGCAGGAGAACCTGACCTTCAGTGGCCCCGCCCGGGTCTTCGAATCACAGGAGGACGCCGTCTCCGGAATCCTCAACGGCGCGATCCAACCGGGCGACGTCGTCGTGATCCGATATGAGGGCCCCAAGGGTGGGCCCGGTATGCAGGAGATGCTGCACCCCACCTCCTTCCTGAAGGGGCGGGGCCTGGGACGTGCCTGCGCGTTGATCACCGATGGGCGATTCTCCGGTGGCACATCGGGACTGTCCATCGGACACATCTCTCCGGAGGCCGCCGGCGGTGGAGCCATCGCGTTGGTCACCGACGGTGATCTGATCGAGTTGGACATACCGAATCGGACCATCCGATGGGGAGTCGCCGACGACGAGATACAGGCGCGGCGCGTCGAGCAGGAGAAGCGCGAGAAGCCTTACACCCCGGTGAATCGCGACCGTCCGATCACGACCGCGCTGCGCGCCTACGCCGCGATGGCCACCGCCGCCAGCGACGGTGCCTACCGGATGGTCGAATAG
- a CDS encoding acetolactate synthase large subunit — protein MNSSDKLAIPRPPGKRPGPSTLTGAQALVRSLEELDVEVVFGIPGGAILPAYDPLFDSTRVRHVLVRHEQGAGHAATGYAQATGRVGVCMATSGPGATNLVTPLADAYMDSVPIVAITGQVASAMIGTDAFQEADIHGVTMPVTKHGYLVTDVADIPRVLAEAFHIASTGRPGPVLVDIPKDLLQADAPFSWPPRLELPGYRPTTQPHGKQIRQANELLANARRPVLYVGGGVLKADACDELKRLAEASGAPVVTTLMARGAFPDSHEQHVGMPGMHGAVSAVFALQRSDLIVALGARFDDRVTGQIDSFAPDAKVVHVDIDPAEIGKNRYADVPIVGDAKAAIGQLAAGYDIDAPRSRMDQWWSEINDLRARYPLGYEKHADGTLAPQQVIERIGKIAGGDAVYATGVGQHQMWASQFIEYDKPYSFLNSGGLGTMGYAVPAAMGAKFGKPDTVVWAIDGDGCFQMTNQELATCALEGIPIKVAVINNGNLGMVRQWQTLFYSKRYSNTELGTHDRVPDFVKLAEALGCVGLRCETEADIDATIEKAMSINDRPVVVDFIVGADAMVWPMVPAGVSNDQILAARDVRPIFDEDEC, from the coding sequence ATGAATAGCTCTGACAAGCTCGCCATACCTCGACCGCCGGGCAAACGCCCGGGTCCTTCGACCCTGACAGGTGCGCAAGCACTGGTCCGTTCCCTCGAAGAGCTTGATGTCGAGGTGGTATTCGGAATTCCCGGCGGCGCCATCCTGCCGGCCTACGACCCGCTGTTCGACTCCACTCGCGTGCGCCACGTCCTCGTCCGGCACGAGCAGGGCGCCGGGCACGCCGCCACCGGATACGCGCAGGCAACCGGACGGGTCGGTGTCTGCATGGCAACCTCCGGGCCCGGTGCGACCAACCTGGTCACTCCGCTGGCGGACGCCTATATGGACTCCGTTCCGATCGTGGCGATCACCGGGCAGGTCGCCTCGGCGATGATCGGCACCGACGCCTTCCAGGAGGCCGACATCCACGGGGTGACCATGCCGGTCACCAAGCACGGTTACCTGGTCACCGATGTCGCCGACATCCCGCGGGTGTTGGCCGAGGCGTTCCACATCGCCTCGACCGGGCGTCCCGGTCCGGTCCTGGTCGACATCCCCAAGGACCTGTTGCAGGCCGATGCGCCGTTCAGCTGGCCACCTCGGCTGGAGCTGCCGGGCTACCGCCCGACCACTCAGCCGCACGGTAAACAGATCCGGCAGGCCAACGAACTTCTCGCCAACGCCCGCCGTCCGGTGCTCTACGTCGGCGGCGGTGTCTTGAAGGCCGACGCCTGTGACGAGCTCAAACGGCTCGCCGAGGCCAGCGGTGCTCCCGTCGTCACCACCCTGATGGCGCGAGGAGCCTTCCCCGACAGTCACGAACAGCACGTGGGAATGCCGGGCATGCATGGGGCCGTCTCGGCGGTGTTCGCGTTGCAGCGATCCGACCTGATCGTCGCGTTGGGCGCGCGTTTCGACGACCGGGTGACCGGCCAAATCGATTCCTTCGCGCCGGATGCGAAGGTCGTGCACGTCGATATCGACCCGGCGGAGATCGGGAAGAACCGTTACGCCGACGTGCCGATCGTCGGCGACGCCAAGGCGGCCATCGGCCAATTGGCGGCCGGCTACGACATCGACGCACCACGGTCGCGTATGGACCAGTGGTGGAGCGAGATCAACGACCTTCGTGCCCGCTATCCACTGGGCTACGAGAAGCACGCCGACGGAACTCTGGCGCCGCAGCAGGTCATCGAACGCATCGGCAAGATCGCCGGTGGCGACGCCGTCTACGCCACCGGCGTGGGGCAGCACCAGATGTGGGCTTCGCAGTTCATCGAGTACGACAAGCCCTACAGCTTCCTCAACTCCGGTGGACTGGGGACCATGGGCTACGCCGTGCCCGCCGCGATGGGCGCCAAGTTCGGCAAACCCGACACGGTGGTGTGGGCGATCGACGGCGACGGCTGCTTCCAGATGACCAACCAGGAGTTGGCGACCTGCGCCTTGGAGGGCATTCCGATCAAGGTCGCCGTCATCAACAACGGCAACCTCGGCATGGTGCGACAGTGGCAGACGCTGTTCTACTCCAAGCGGTACTCCAACACCGAACTGGGAACCCATGACCGGGTGCCCGACTTCGTGAAACTGGCCGAGGCACTGGGGTGCGTCGGGTTGCGCTGCGAAACCGAAGCCGACATCGACGCCACGATCGAGAAGGCGATGTCCATCAACGACCGACCGGTGGTCGTCGACTTCATCGTCGGTGCCGACGCCATGGTGTGGCCCATGGTTCCGGCCGGAGTGAGTAACGACCAGATTCTGGCCGCTCGGGACGTGCGCCCGATATTCGACGAGGACGAGTGCTGA
- a CDS encoding putative bifunctional diguanylate cyclase/phosphodiesterase — protein MATAVARAISGIVVTPGLWTTILVVAASGAGVVVWRISDPIGTAAERAPYRRFAVGLGIAGLGSALAIIAASTTMIAVGGIMMMLLFTEALTRLPSDGGRAARLRNALDGSFIGTCLLFTGWVLLGPNVGGPEVAVEYGLASVTAVVAAAMLGIGVVSAVRTTTYRRRHVLLVSGLGLVALAHVGILISTTGPASVWTCRVMVLLGAVGCVLAAGATYLARRYPGSAVAQPLPRVDAILALVPASLAAVSALIHAVAMGPLTVDAVLLGMVVVVTLSIRQLLAKMDVRHYAEEVADGEEYLRSVVAGSSDFITVLDENRRVRWQAVSSTWRIDSGSRDIIGSSFSDLVHPDDAADVDRYLSGLLAEPCRQRRIQIDARIRDADGVWRDTESTIADQRDVPQVNGLVVHTRDVGKRRSLERELAKLAYADSLTSLSNRRALLRTLEADVAGGSIPCTLLAIDLDGFKNVNDTQGHDIGDAVLKEVARRIKENLRPTDVAARLGGDEFAVLLWCDPENAYQIAERLRAVLAEPYQFDRQATVFLSTSIGLAGCSTADDVESMLRNADLALRSAKQGGKNRIESYDAEFEQRVRRRNTLEQALHGAIDRRELSLVYQPVISLPHRRIVGAEALMRWHHPELGAVSPAEFIPIVEEAGLSALFTAWTLDQVAERLAAWRAAGHQSWISMNLSPRQLHSQQFATNCAQALLQRGVPPGRLVVEVTEHDVAQDIDVLAAQLGTLRGTGVRIALDDFGAGYSSLGQLHRLPVDILKIDRNLVAGGDRGAAPLADVVVRLGERLGLAVIAEGVESQLQLDVVEQAGCGMVQGYLLFRPLAVDDIDLLLAQDAAIQRKSHLAIES, from the coding sequence GTGGCGACCGCCGTTGCGCGCGCCATCAGCGGAATCGTTGTGACGCCGGGATTGTGGACCACGATATTGGTGGTCGCGGCGTCGGGAGCCGGTGTCGTCGTGTGGCGAATCAGCGACCCCATCGGCACCGCGGCCGAACGCGCCCCGTACCGGCGTTTCGCCGTCGGTCTCGGCATCGCCGGTCTGGGCTCGGCGTTGGCGATCATCGCGGCGAGCACCACCATGATCGCGGTGGGCGGCATCATGATGATGCTGCTGTTCACCGAGGCGTTGACCCGGCTGCCCTCAGACGGTGGACGTGCCGCCCGGCTGCGCAACGCCCTCGACGGCAGCTTCATCGGCACCTGCCTGTTGTTCACCGGCTGGGTGTTGTTGGGGCCGAACGTCGGCGGTCCGGAAGTCGCCGTCGAGTACGGCCTGGCCTCGGTGACGGCGGTGGTGGCCGCGGCGATGCTGGGCATCGGGGTGGTCTCCGCGGTGCGCACCACCACCTACCGGCGGCGCCACGTGCTGCTGGTGTCGGGACTGGGCCTGGTCGCCTTGGCCCACGTCGGCATCCTCATCAGCACCACCGGGCCGGCCTCGGTGTGGACGTGTCGAGTCATGGTGCTGCTGGGCGCGGTCGGTTGTGTACTGGCCGCCGGTGCCACCTACCTGGCGCGGCGTTATCCGGGATCGGCCGTCGCACAACCGTTGCCACGGGTGGACGCGATCCTGGCCCTGGTTCCGGCGAGCCTGGCCGCGGTGTCGGCCTTGATTCACGCCGTCGCGATGGGACCACTGACCGTGGACGCGGTCCTGCTGGGCATGGTCGTGGTGGTGACCCTGTCGATCCGGCAGCTGTTGGCGAAGATGGATGTGCGGCATTACGCCGAGGAGGTCGCCGACGGCGAGGAGTATCTGCGGTCGGTCGTCGCCGGCTCCAGCGACTTCATCACCGTGCTCGACGAGAACCGACGGGTGCGGTGGCAGGCGGTGTCCTCGACGTGGCGGATCGACTCCGGCAGTCGTGACATCATCGGTTCGTCGTTCTCCGATCTGGTGCACCCCGACGACGCCGCCGATGTGGACCGGTACCTGAGCGGACTCCTTGCCGAACCATGCCGACAGCGTCGAATTCAGATCGACGCCCGGATCCGCGACGCCGACGGTGTCTGGCGGGACACCGAGTCGACGATCGCCGACCAGCGGGACGTGCCACAGGTCAACGGCCTGGTGGTTCACACCCGCGATGTCGGTAAGCGCCGGTCCCTGGAACGTGAGCTGGCGAAGCTGGCCTACGCCGACTCGCTGACGTCACTGTCCAACCGCCGGGCGCTGCTTCGCACCCTCGAAGCCGATGTTGCCGGCGGCTCGATCCCGTGCACCCTGTTGGCCATCGACCTCGACGGCTTCAAGAACGTCAACGACACCCAGGGCCACGACATCGGCGACGCGGTACTGAAGGAGGTCGCTCGCCGCATCAAGGAGAACCTTCGCCCCACCGACGTCGCGGCGCGGCTGGGCGGCGACGAGTTCGCCGTTCTACTGTGGTGTGATCCAGAGAACGCCTACCAGATCGCCGAGCGACTGCGCGCGGTCTTGGCTGAGCCGTACCAGTTCGACAGGCAGGCCACCGTGTTCCTGTCCACCAGTATCGGGCTGGCCGGATGCTCCACGGCCGATGACGTGGAGTCGATGCTTCGCAACGCCGATCTGGCGCTGCGATCGGCCAAACAGGGTGGTAAGAACCGCATCGAGTCCTATGACGCGGAGTTCGAACAGCGGGTGCGCCGCCGTAACACCCTGGAACAGGCCCTGCACGGCGCGATCGACCGCAGGGAACTGTCGCTTGTGTATCAACCGGTGATCTCACTGCCGCACCGCCGTATCGTCGGCGCCGAGGCACTCATGCGGTGGCATCACCCGGAGCTGGGCGCGGTGTCGCCGGCGGAGTTCATTCCGATCGTCGAGGAGGCCGGACTGTCGGCGCTGTTCACGGCGTGGACGCTGGACCAGGTCGCCGAACGGCTCGCCGCGTGGCGGGCGGCGGGACATCAGAGTTGGATCTCGATGAACCTGTCGCCACGGCAGCTGCACTCCCAGCAGTTCGCCACCAACTGTGCTCAGGCACTGTTGCAGCGGGGTGTTCCGCCGGGCCGGTTGGTGGTCGAGGTCACCGAACACGATGTGGCCCAGGACATCGACGTGTTGGCCGCCCAGCTGGGAACGCTTCGGGGGACCGGGGTGCGCATCGCGTTGGACGACTTCGGCGCCGGGTACTCCTCACTCGGGCAGTTGCATCGGTTGCCGGTGGACATCCTCAAGATCGACCGCAATCTCGTCGCCGGCGGTGACCGGGGCGCGGCGCCGTTGGCCGATGTCGTGGTGCGGCTGGGGGAGCGGTTGGGCTTGGCCGTGATCGCCGAAGGCGTCGAGAGCCAGCTTCAACTCGACGTGGTCGAACAGGCCGGGTGCGGGATGGTTCAGGGGTATCTGCTGTTTCGGCCGTTGGCGGTCGACGACATCGATCTGTTGTTGGCTCAGGACGCCGCGATTCAGCGGAAGTCTCACCTGGCGATCGAATCCTGA
- a CDS encoding helix-turn-helix domain-containing protein produces the protein MPPAQPDLLARVDRARDPLGLFAILSKGMGHLVPFDAAVWRTVDPLTGLTTAPLRVDNLTEEGCAVYWQSELFEETVNRFTDLAELPVPAAGLRETVGGLPTRSSLYRDFMRPRGLEDELRVVLRVDGAPWGQISLFRERGRRAFDSADTDVLGRMSAPLARRLRGFSRIPATSEPLRHSEPGVLLFDAAANLISINDAAAEHLTQVPEGPTVPTAWGVDIPIWILTTVLRLRKPPFSQRHPGPRIRLRTRTGRWLVCHASSLRDAAGVVTGGTVVIEPAQATEVAELIMAAYELSQRELDITALVAKGHATAQIAARLYISPHTVRDHLKVVFEKVQVSSRGELVARIFTDQLLSSVEEGTERHLT, from the coding sequence GTGCCGCCTGCTCAGCCAGACCTGCTCGCCCGCGTCGACCGGGCGCGGGATCCACTGGGGTTGTTCGCGATCCTGTCGAAGGGGATGGGACACCTCGTTCCGTTCGACGCCGCGGTATGGCGCACCGTCGATCCGCTGACCGGTCTGACCACCGCACCGCTGCGCGTGGACAACCTCACCGAGGAGGGCTGTGCCGTCTACTGGCAGTCCGAACTGTTCGAGGAGACCGTGAATCGGTTCACCGACCTGGCGGAGCTTCCGGTTCCCGCCGCCGGACTGCGGGAGACCGTCGGCGGGCTACCGACCAGGTCCAGCCTGTATCGCGACTTCATGCGTCCGCGAGGACTGGAGGACGAACTACGTGTCGTGCTCCGCGTCGACGGCGCACCGTGGGGGCAGATCAGCCTGTTCCGGGAACGCGGTCGTCGCGCCTTCGACTCCGCCGACACCGACGTCCTCGGCAGGATGTCGGCGCCGTTGGCACGCCGACTGCGCGGCTTCTCCCGGATACCCGCGACATCGGAACCGTTGCGGCACAGCGAGCCTGGCGTACTGCTGTTCGATGCCGCGGCGAACCTGATCTCGATCAACGACGCCGCTGCCGAACATCTGACGCAGGTGCCCGAGGGACCTACGGTCCCCACCGCCTGGGGCGTCGATATTCCGATATGGATACTCACCACGGTGTTGCGGCTGCGAAAGCCGCCGTTCAGTCAACGACACCCCGGCCCCCGCATCCGGTTGCGCACCCGCACCGGCCGGTGGCTGGTGTGTCACGCGTCGAGTCTCCGCGACGCCGCCGGCGTCGTCACCGGCGGCACGGTGGTCATCGAGCCGGCCCAGGCCACCGAGGTCGCGGAGTTGATCATGGCGGCCTACGAGTTGTCGCAGCGCGAACTGGACATCACCGCGCTGGTCGCCAAGGGCCATGCGACCGCGCAGATCGCCGCGCGACTGTACATCTCGCCGCACACCGTGCGTGACCATCTGAAGGTCGTCTTCGAGAAGGTTCAGGTGTCCAGCAGGGGTGAACTCGTGGCCCGCATCTTCACTGACCAACTTCTATCCTCAGTGGAGGAGGGGACCGAACGTCACCTGACGTGA
- the ilvN gene encoding acetolactate synthase small subunit, which produces MTERNEFGRKHTMSVLVENKPGVLSRVTALFSRRGFNIDSLAVGETEQPGISRITIVVDAAELPLEQVTKQLNKLINVLKIVELEPTASVQRQLLLVKVRADSVTRSQVVEAANLFRAKVVDVTTDTVTVEATGSSGKIEAFLQVVEPFGIAELAQSGLVGLGRGAKSMTSMARSRAA; this is translated from the coding sequence ATGACCGAACGAAACGAATTTGGTCGCAAACACACCATGTCGGTGCTGGTGGAGAACAAGCCCGGCGTCCTGTCTCGGGTGACCGCGTTGTTCTCGCGGCGCGGGTTCAACATCGACTCGTTGGCGGTGGGGGAGACCGAGCAACCGGGCATCTCCCGTATCACCATCGTTGTCGATGCGGCCGAGTTGCCGTTGGAACAGGTCACCAAGCAGCTCAACAAACTCATCAACGTGTTGAAGATCGTGGAGTTGGAGCCGACCGCCTCGGTGCAGCGACAGCTTCTGCTGGTGAAGGTGCGCGCCGACTCGGTGACCCGTTCCCAGGTGGTCGAGGCGGCGAACCTGTTTCGCGCCAAGGTGGTCGACGTGACCACCGACACCGTGACCGTCGAGGCGACCGGTTCCTCAGGCAAGATCGAGGCGTTCCTCCAGGTGGTAGAACCGTTCGGGATCGCCGAGCTCGCGCAGTCGGGCCTGGTGGGGCTCGGCCGGGGGGCCAAATCGATGACATCCATGGCGCGCAGCCGCGCCGCTTGA
- the ilvC gene encoding ketol-acid reductoisomerase yields the protein MTAEVFYDADADLSNLGDRKVAVLGYGSQGHAHALSLRDSGVDVRVGLPESSKSRPKAEEEGLRVESPAEAAAEADVIMVLIPDTVQAEVYERDIAPNLSSGNMLMFGHGFNIRYNLITAPKDVDVAMVAPKGPGHVVRRQFVDGKGVPCLVAIDQDASGEALSVALAYAKAIGGTRAGVLKTTFTEETETDLFGEQAVLCGGVAELIRAGFDTLVDAGYSPEAAYFEVLHEMKLIVDMINEGGLSNMWYSVSDTAEYGGVTRGPRIINDEARAEMRRVLGEIQDGSFAKEWVAESKTYEEFNKLRKDQREHRIEAVGASLRDMMPWVKRTITETA from the coding sequence ATGACAGCTGAGGTTTTCTACGACGCCGACGCCGACCTGTCCAACCTCGGTGATCGCAAGGTCGCCGTGTTGGGGTACGGCAGCCAGGGGCACGCCCACGCGTTGAGCCTGCGTGACTCCGGAGTGGACGTTCGGGTGGGACTTCCCGAGAGCTCCAAGTCGCGTCCCAAAGCCGAGGAGGAGGGGCTGCGTGTCGAGTCGCCGGCGGAGGCCGCGGCCGAGGCCGACGTCATCATGGTGTTGATCCCCGACACCGTGCAGGCCGAGGTGTACGAACGCGACATCGCACCGAACCTGTCCTCGGGCAACATGTTGATGTTCGGGCACGGCTTCAACATCCGCTACAACCTCATCACCGCGCCGAAGGACGTCGACGTCGCGATGGTCGCGCCGAAGGGGCCCGGCCACGTGGTGCGTCGTCAGTTCGTCGACGGCAAGGGGGTTCCCTGTCTCGTCGCGATCGACCAGGACGCCTCGGGTGAGGCTCTGTCGGTCGCGTTGGCCTACGCCAAGGCCATCGGTGGGACCCGTGCCGGGGTCCTGAAGACCACCTTCACCGAGGAGACCGAGACCGACCTGTTCGGTGAACAGGCCGTCCTGTGTGGTGGTGTCGCCGAGCTGATCCGTGCCGGGTTCGACACCCTCGTGGACGCGGGATACTCGCCGGAGGCCGCCTACTTCGAGGTCCTCCACGAAATGAAGCTCATCGTCGACATGATCAACGAGGGCGGACTGTCCAACATGTGGTATTCGGTGTCCGACACCGCCGAATACGGTGGCGTCACCCGTGGCCCGCGCATCATCAACGACGAGGCCCGTGCCGAGATGCGACGTGTCCTCGGTGAGATCCAGGATGGATCCTTCGCCAAGGAGTGGGTGGCGGAGTCCAAGACCTACGAGGAGTTCAACAAGCTGCGCAAGGACCAGCGTGAGCACCGTATCGAGGCGGTGGGCGCGAGCCTGCGCGACATGATGCCGTGGGTCAAGCGGACGATCACAGAAACCGCGTAG
- a CDS encoding S24/S26 family peptidase: protein MTVLRSKKRWGLLAAGGILAGAASAVWVRRQYVAITVEGMSMSPALYDGEKVLIRRGIRGLQPGRIVVLSRPDPLSGWRHNPPAGRDLDATSWYIKRVVAVGGQPYPENVPHSGVVPSGHVVVVGDHPFSEDSKQHGPCPIDQILGVQVRKLSVTSPVSSVFSTSRDWPDDIDALTFNPGDLTEGIGAVTTSGGPEADDGPKPKPKPEPVEAPRSEPEPVADEPAEAAEPKKAAKNAKKAAKKAAKKTTAKKTTAKKTAKNRTAGETEPAKKKAVKKAEKKTAKKSTKKSTDQ from the coding sequence ATGACTGTGCTCCGCTCCAAGAAACGATGGGGACTATTGGCCGCCGGTGGCATCCTGGCGGGAGCGGCATCGGCGGTGTGGGTGCGTCGCCAGTATGTGGCGATCACCGTCGAGGGCATGAGCATGAGTCCGGCGCTGTATGACGGTGAGAAGGTGTTGATCCGGCGCGGGATTCGTGGACTTCAACCGGGTCGGATCGTGGTCCTGTCCCGGCCTGATCCGCTGTCGGGTTGGCGCCATAATCCACCGGCCGGCCGCGATCTGGACGCCACCAGTTGGTACATCAAACGCGTGGTCGCCGTCGGGGGGCAGCCTTACCCGGAGAACGTGCCCCATTCCGGAGTGGTTCCCTCAGGGCATGTCGTCGTGGTCGGTGACCACCCGTTCAGTGAGGACTCCAAGCAGCACGGCCCCTGCCCCATCGACCAGATCCTCGGTGTGCAGGTGCGGAAGTTGAGTGTCACCAGTCCGGTGAGTTCGGTGTTCTCCACGTCGCGCGATTGGCCCGACGACATCGACGCGCTGACGTTCAACCCGGGTGATTTGACCGAGGGGATCGGAGCGGTGACGACGTCCGGTGGGCCGGAGGCCGATGACGGTCCCAAGCCCAAGCCCAAGCCCGAGCCGGTCGAGGCTCCGAGGTCGGAGCCGGAACCGGTTGCCGATGAGCCCGCTGAGGCCGCCGAGCCGAAGAAGGCGGCGAAGAACGCTAAGAAGGCCGCGAAGAAGGCGGCCAAGAAGACGACAGCTAAGAAGACAACCGCTAAGAAGACGGCTAAGAACAGGACGGCGGGCGAGACCGAACCGGCGAAGAAGAAGGCCGTCAAGAAGGCTGAGAAGAAGACGGCCAAGAAATCCACCAAAAAATCAACCGATCAGTAA